From a region of the Methylocystis hirsuta genome:
- a CDS encoding HupU protein → MSAGAFNILWLQAGSCGGCTMSMLEHGSGGWFRELDTLGVNLLWHPSVSEETGAEARIVLERVEAGETPLHALCIEGAILCGPDGTGFFNRLAGTGRAMLDWARALAAKADYCVAIGSCATFGGIPAADPDPTDAAGLQYRKAVAGGALGADYRSRRGLPVINVAGCAPHPGWIMETLAALALDVLTADDLDALGRPKFYVDHLAHHGCSRNEFYEFKASAETLSQRGCLMEHLGCKATQAAGDCNQRGWNGSGSCTKGGFACIACTSPGFEDIRDYHRTPKIGGVPIGLPLDMPKAWFMALAALSKSATPQRVRRNATADHVVVPPRGARKPRE, encoded by the coding sequence ATGAGCGCGGGCGCCTTCAACATATTGTGGCTGCAGGCCGGGAGCTGCGGCGGCTGCACCATGTCCATGCTTGAACATGGCTCAGGCGGATGGTTTCGCGAGCTGGACACGCTCGGCGTCAACCTCCTGTGGCATCCAAGCGTCAGCGAGGAGACCGGAGCGGAAGCGCGCATCGTTCTGGAGCGCGTCGAGGCCGGGGAAACGCCGCTTCACGCGCTCTGCATCGAAGGCGCGATTCTCTGCGGACCCGACGGAACGGGTTTCTTCAATCGTCTCGCTGGCACGGGACGCGCCATGCTCGATTGGGCGCGCGCTCTCGCCGCCAAAGCGGATTATTGCGTCGCCATTGGCTCCTGCGCGACCTTTGGCGGCATTCCCGCCGCCGATCCCGATCCCACTGACGCCGCCGGCCTGCAATATCGCAAGGCCGTGGCGGGCGGGGCGCTCGGCGCCGATTATCGATCGCGGCGCGGCCTGCCCGTCATCAATGTCGCGGGCTGTGCGCCGCATCCCGGCTGGATCATGGAGACGCTCGCGGCGCTGGCGCTGGACGTGCTGACGGCGGATGATCTTGACGCGCTCGGACGGCCGAAATTCTATGTCGATCATCTTGCGCATCATGGGTGCAGCCGCAACGAATTCTATGAGTTCAAGGCGAGCGCGGAGACTTTGTCGCAGCGCGGCTGCCTGATGGAGCATCTCGGCTGCAAGGCGACGCAGGCGGCAGGCGATTGCAATCAGCGCGGCTGGAACGGCTCCGGCTCCTGCACGAAAGGCGGCTTCGCCTGTATCGCCTGCACTTCGCCCGGCTTCGAGGATATTCGCGACTATCACCGTACGCCGAAAATCGGCGGCGTGCCCATAGGACTGCCGCTCGACATGCCGAAGGCCTGGTTCATGGCGCTCGCAGCCTTGTCGAAATCGGCGACGCCGCAACGCGTGAGAAGGAACGCCACGGCGGATCATGTCGTCGTGCCGCCGCGCGGCGCGAGAAAGCCGAGGGAATGA
- a CDS encoding sensor histidine kinase — translation MRKSKIYRPTNMIDLLSESAGLPDDAQTENMWLEVIHKVDEVYSDLIRYESDLEIKNAELEEAQQFISSVIASVSDILVVCDEKGRILQVNPAFQRITGLSKMDLLGASLADFLVEDDRASALQKIAEGVAGKVTECELRFLAAGGASDLMAINCSARFDHPGRRVGAVLTGRPIGELKRAYEALHRAHRELQQAQRKLVEQEKMASLGRLVAGVAHELNNPISFIYGNIHTLDKYRGALAEYFENSSVKAQNEELRRRYRIDAILADLPSLIEGTMDGAVRISDIVRNLRRLSFSRPAETQRVDLERIARTAANWAARSKKTRAEIVFDCEESVVVDAHEGQVHQVLVNLIDNAFDATRDVATPRIRVAIRKTSAHAEIVVEDNGRGMSDVVLDKVFEPFFTTKVVGEGTGLGLWISYSIVKEHGGSIVVANQPSGGAMFTVQLPMNSAQLHSRADQGG, via the coding sequence ATGAGGAAGAGTAAAATTTACCGTCCGACCAATATGATCGATCTCCTCTCGGAGAGCGCGGGGCTGCCTGACGACGCGCAGACGGAGAATATGTGGCTCGAAGTCATTCATAAGGTCGACGAGGTTTATTCCGATCTCATTCGTTATGAGTCAGATCTCGAAATTAAGAACGCCGAGCTTGAGGAAGCGCAGCAGTTCATCTCGAGCGTTATCGCTTCGGTTTCCGATATCCTTGTCGTGTGCGACGAGAAGGGCCGCATTCTTCAGGTCAATCCCGCCTTTCAGCGCATCACTGGCTTGAGCAAGATGGACTTGCTCGGCGCGAGCCTTGCGGATTTCCTGGTCGAGGACGACCGCGCGAGCGCGTTGCAGAAGATCGCCGAAGGCGTCGCTGGCAAGGTCACGGAATGCGAGCTGCGTTTTCTCGCGGCGGGCGGCGCATCCGATCTCATGGCGATCAATTGCTCGGCCCGTTTCGATCATCCCGGGCGGCGCGTCGGCGCCGTGCTCACTGGACGCCCGATCGGTGAGTTGAAACGCGCATATGAGGCGCTGCACCGCGCGCATCGTGAATTGCAACAGGCGCAGCGCAAACTCGTCGAGCAGGAAAAAATGGCGAGCCTGGGTCGGCTCGTCGCGGGCGTCGCGCATGAGCTCAACAATCCCATCAGTTTCATTTATGGAAATATCCATACGCTCGACAAATATCGCGGGGCGCTCGCTGAATATTTCGAGAATTCTAGCGTGAAGGCGCAGAATGAAGAGTTGCGGCGCCGCTACAGGATCGACGCCATTCTTGCCGATCTTCCATCGCTCATCGAAGGGACGATGGACGGCGCCGTTCGCATCAGCGACATTGTGAGGAATTTGCGGCGCCTCTCCTTCAGCCGGCCCGCCGAAACCCAGCGCGTCGATCTTGAACGCATCGCACGCACGGCGGCAAATTGGGCGGCGCGCAGCAAGAAGACGCGCGCGGAAATCGTTTTCGATTGTGAAGAGAGCGTGGTTGTCGATGCGCATGAGGGGCAGGTTCATCAAGTGCTCGTCAATCTGATCGACAACGCCTTCGATGCAACGAGGGATGTCGCCACGCCTCGCATTCGCGTCGCGATCCGCAAGACGAGCGCGCACGCGGAAATCGTCGTGGAGGATAATGGGCGCGGAATGTCAGATGTCGTGCTCGACAAGGTGTTCGAGCCTTTTTTCACCACCAAGGTGGTCGGCGAAGGGACGGGCCTTGGCCTTTGGATCAGCTATTCCATCGTCAAGGAACATGGCGGCTCCATTGTCGTCGCCAATCAGCCGAGCGGGGGCGCGATGTTCACTGTGCAGCTTCCGATGAACAGTGCGCAATTGCACTCGCGGGCGGATCAAGGCGGATGA
- a CDS encoding HyaD/HybD family hydrogenase maturation endopeptidase yields the protein MARRVLILGIGNILWGDEGFGVRAVEAFHRRYALPDHVTLLDGGTQGLYLVQYVREADDLLVFDAIDYGLAPGTLKIVRDGEVPKFTGSKKMSLHQTGFQEVLSAADLLGDYPSRLALVGCQPLDLENWGGPLTEPVRGAVAAAVTVAHDILLEWGVDCVLRAEPLSPELALLKHDIDHQSYESRKGVGAAGEWRD from the coding sequence GTGGCGCGGCGCGTTCTCATCCTTGGCATCGGCAACATACTTTGGGGCGACGAAGGCTTTGGCGTGCGCGCCGTGGAGGCGTTTCATCGCCGCTATGCTCTCCCGGACCACGTCACCCTGCTCGATGGCGGAACGCAGGGGCTTTATCTCGTGCAATATGTGCGCGAGGCCGACGATCTTCTGGTTTTCGACGCCATCGATTACGGCCTTGCGCCTGGAACGCTGAAGATCGTGCGTGATGGCGAGGTGCCGAAATTCACCGGCTCGAAAAAGATGAGCCTGCATCAAACCGGCTTTCAGGAGGTGCTGAGCGCCGCCGATCTCCTTGGCGATTATCCTTCGCGCCTCGCGCTCGTCGGCTGCCAGCCGCTCGATCTCGAAAACTGGGGCGGTCCGCTCACCGAGCCGGTGCGCGGCGCGGTCGCCGCCGCTGTCACGGTGGCGCATGACATCCTGCTGGAATGGGGCGTCGATTGCGTCCTGCGCGCCGAACCGCTGTCGCCGGAACTGGCGCTGTTAAAGCATGACATCGATCATCAGAGCTATGAGAGCCGGAAAGGCGTGGGCGCCGCCGGCGAATGGAGGGATTGA
- a CDS encoding sigma-54-dependent transcriptional regulator: MTSSSTVLVIDDELRSREALQRVLADEFDVICVSRAKEAEGVLDGELVQVILCDHRMAGESGVDFLKRARISWPDPIRIIISGYTESEDIIAGVNEAGIYQYITKPWEPEKLIASVRDAAQLYRYQKEVGAGLDNKPAAELLKEQITTRRRKEKRLFEFSRIIHHPESPVAPVVALARKATEYDISVLITGASGTGKELLARAIHYGSDRADKPFVVQNCGALPDELLESELFGCKKGAYTGAYQDRVGLFELANGGSIFLDEIGETSAAFQVRLLRVLQEGEIRPLGAQRQRKVNVRLIAATNRSLEDEVAVGRFRRDLYYRIAAFPIHLPPLCERPRDIELIAMRILADVNRSFRRGVRGFAVETLARLSRYDWPGNVRELHNEIQRMVTLSENDGLLPASLLSPRILAPRLTNGAASAARMLKTRVEALEREMIEDALRRFDGNISRASEELGLSRVGMRNKIERYGVERDLRDEEE; encoded by the coding sequence ATGACTTCTTCTTCGACCGTGCTGGTGATCGATGACGAGCTTCGTTCGCGTGAGGCGCTGCAACGCGTCCTTGCCGACGAATTCGACGTGATCTGCGTCTCAAGAGCGAAGGAGGCGGAAGGCGTCCTCGACGGCGAACTCGTGCAGGTCATTCTCTGCGATCACAGAATGGCGGGCGAATCAGGCGTCGATTTCCTCAAGCGCGCACGCATCTCCTGGCCTGATCCGATTCGCATCATCATCTCCGGCTATACCGAGTCCGAAGACATCATCGCCGGCGTCAATGAAGCAGGCATCTATCAATATATCACCAAGCCATGGGAGCCGGAGAAGCTGATCGCCAGCGTGCGTGACGCGGCGCAGCTCTATCGCTACCAGAAGGAGGTCGGCGCAGGTCTCGACAATAAGCCCGCTGCGGAGTTGCTCAAAGAGCAGATCACGACTCGTCGCCGCAAGGAGAAGCGGCTCTTTGAATTCAGCCGCATCATTCACCACCCCGAAAGCCCCGTAGCGCCCGTCGTGGCGCTCGCGCGCAAGGCGACGGAATATGACATCTCGGTCCTCATCACCGGCGCGTCGGGAACCGGCAAGGAGCTTCTCGCGCGCGCGATCCACTACGGCTCCGATCGCGCCGACAAGCCTTTTGTCGTGCAGAATTGCGGCGCTTTGCCCGACGAACTGCTGGAGAGCGAACTCTTCGGCTGCAAAAAGGGCGCTTACACTGGCGCCTATCAGGATCGCGTCGGTCTGTTCGAACTCGCCAATGGGGGCTCGATTTTCCTTGACGAAATCGGCGAAACCTCCGCCGCCTTTCAGGTGCGATTGCTGCGCGTATTGCAGGAGGGGGAAATCCGCCCGCTCGGCGCGCAACGACAGCGCAAAGTCAATGTGCGCCTGATCGCGGCGACGAACCGAAGTCTTGAAGACGAAGTCGCGGTGGGACGGTTCCGGCGCGACCTCTATTATCGCATCGCCGCTTTTCCGATACATCTGCCGCCGCTCTGCGAGCGCCCGCGGGACATAGAACTGATCGCGATGCGCATCCTCGCCGACGTCAACCGTAGCTTCAGGCGCGGCGTCAGAGGCTTCGCGGTCGAGACGCTGGCGCGCCTTTCGCGCTACGATTGGCCAGGAAACGTGCGCGAGCTTCATAATGAAATTCAGCGCATGGTGACGCTCTCGGAAAATGACGGACTGCTGCCTGCAAGCCTATTGTCGCCGCGCATTCTCGCCCCGCGGCTGACGAACGGGGCTGCAAGCGCGGCCCGTATGCTCAAGACGCGCGTCGAGGCGCTCGAACGCGAGATGATCGAGGACGCGTTGCGCCGCTTCGACGGCAATATCAGCCGCGCGTCGGAGGAGCTTGGCCTTTCCCGTGTCGGAATGCGCAACAAGATCGAACGCTATGGCGTCGAGCGGGATCTGCGCGATGAGGAAGAGTAA
- a CDS encoding nickel-dependent hydrogenase large subunit has translation MTQQRISQNRADQAAPAAAPAVAATASAGVDTPNGFRLDNSGKRVVVDPVTRIEGHLRVEVNVDSDNVIRNAVSTGTMWRGIEVILKNRDPRDAWAFTERICGVCTGTHALTSVRAVEDALGIAIPENANSIRNLMQLALQVHDHIVHFYHLHALDWVDVVSALSADPKATSALAQSISSWPLSSPGYYKDLQTRLKKFVESGQLGPFKNGYWGSKAYRLPPEANLMAVAHYLEALDFQKEIVKIHTIFGGKNPHPNWLVGGVPCAINIDGVGAVGAINMERLNLVDSIIDQLIEFNDKVYIPDIMAIGSFYKDWLYGGGLSGKSVLAYGDVPEHANDYTDKNLLLPRGAIINGKLDEIHPVDHRDPEEIQEFVTHSWYKYGDETKGLHPWDGVTEPHYELGPNAKGTKTNIIELDEGGKYSWIKAPRWRGHAMEVGPLARWVVGYAQGKPQFKEPVEKVLHDLGLPTSALFSTLGRTAARALESQWAGYQMRHFFDKLIANIKAGDLATANVEKWEPKSWPKETKGVGFTEAPRGALAHWIKIKDGKIDNYQCVVPTTWNGSPRDPAGNIGAFEASLMNTPMVDPAQPLEILRTIHSFDPCLACSTHVMSEDGQEMAKVQVR, from the coding sequence ATGACGCAGCAGCGCATCTCGCAAAATCGCGCGGACCAGGCAGCCCCAGCCGCCGCTCCCGCCGTCGCCGCAACGGCTTCCGCCGGCGTCGACACGCCCAACGGCTTCAGGCTCGACAACAGCGGCAAGCGCGTCGTCGTCGATCCCGTGACGCGCATCGAAGGCCATTTGCGCGTCGAAGTGAATGTCGACTCCGACAATGTCATCCGCAACGCGGTATCGACCGGAACCATGTGGCGCGGCATCGAAGTGATCCTGAAGAATCGCGATCCGCGCGACGCCTGGGCCTTCACCGAGCGGATCTGCGGCGTTTGCACCGGCACGCATGCGCTCACCTCGGTGCGCGCTGTTGAAGACGCGCTCGGGATCGCCATCCCTGAGAACGCCAATTCGATCCGCAATCTCATGCAGCTCGCGCTGCAGGTGCACGATCACATCGTGCATTTCTATCATCTCCATGCGCTCGACTGGGTCGATGTGGTTTCGGCGCTCAGCGCCGATCCCAAAGCCACTTCCGCTCTCGCGCAATCGATTTCGAGCTGGCCGCTGTCCTCCCCCGGCTATTACAAGGACTTGCAAACGCGCCTGAAAAAGTTTGTCGAGTCCGGCCAGCTCGGTCCCTTCAAGAACGGCTATTGGGGCAGCAAGGCCTATCGGCTGCCGCCCGAAGCCAATCTGATGGCTGTCGCGCATTATCTCGAGGCGCTCGACTTCCAAAAGGAGATCGTGAAAATCCACACGATCTTTGGCGGCAAGAATCCGCATCCCAATTGGCTCGTCGGCGGCGTGCCCTGCGCGATCAATATCGACGGAGTCGGCGCGGTCGGCGCCATCAACATGGAACGCCTGAACCTCGTCGATAGCATCATCGATCAACTGATCGAATTCAACGACAAGGTCTATATCCCCGACATCATGGCCATCGGCTCCTTCTATAAGGACTGGCTCTATGGCGGCGGCCTCTCCGGCAAATCCGTGCTTGCCTATGGAGACGTGCCGGAACACGCCAACGACTATACGGACAAGAACCTGCTCTTGCCGCGCGGCGCGATCATCAACGGCAAGCTCGACGAGATCCATCCCGTCGATCATCGCGACCCGGAGGAGATACAGGAGTTCGTGACGCACTCTTGGTACAAATATGGCGACGAAACCAAGGGGCTGCATCCTTGGGACGGCGTCACCGAACCGCATTACGAACTCGGACCGAACGCCAAAGGCACGAAAACCAATATCATCGAGCTCGACGAAGGCGGCAAATATTCCTGGATCAAGGCGCCGCGCTGGCGCGGTCACGCGATGGAGGTCGGCCCGCTGGCGCGCTGGGTGGTCGGCTATGCGCAGGGCAAGCCGCAATTCAAGGAGCCCGTGGAGAAAGTGCTGCACGATCTTGGGCTGCCGACTTCGGCGCTCTTCTCGACGCTCGGCCGCACGGCGGCGCGCGCGCTGGAGAGCCAGTGGGCCGGCTATCAGATGCGGCATTTCTTCGACAAGCTGATCGCCAATATCAAGGCCGGCGATCTTGCGACCGCCAATGTCGAGAAGTGGGAGCCCAAAAGCTGGCCCAAGGAGACGAAAGGCGTCGGCTTCACCGAGGCGCCGCGCGGCGCGCTGGCGCATTGGATCAAGATCAAGGACGGCAAGATCGACAATTACCAATGCGTCGTGCCGACCACATGGAACGGCTCGCCGCGCGATCCCGCCGGCAATATCGGCGCCTTCGAGGCTTCGCTGATGAATACGCCGATGGTCGATCCCGCGCAGCCGCTCGAAATCCTGCGCACGATCCACTCCTTCGATCCCTGTCTCGCCTGTTCGACGCATGTAATGAGCGAGGACGGGCAGGAGATGGCGAAGGTGCAGGTGCGCTGA
- a CDS encoding HypC/HybG/HupF family hydrogenase formation chaperone has translation MCLGVPMRVIDGDDMSALCEGAGRTERISMLLIGAQPSGAHVLVHLGTAMRVLEEEEAALITAALAGLDAALAGRTFEAHFADLIDREPQLPAHLALSDEPDRDVPAPKQPVSESSSTQAS, from the coding sequence ATGTGCCTTGGCGTTCCGATGCGGGTGATCGACGGAGACGACATGTCGGCGCTGTGCGAAGGCGCCGGCCGCACTGAGCGCATTTCCATGCTGCTTATCGGCGCGCAGCCTTCCGGCGCGCATGTGCTCGTTCATCTTGGCACGGCGATGCGCGTGCTTGAGGAAGAGGAAGCCGCTCTGATAACGGCCGCGCTCGCGGGCCTTGACGCGGCGCTTGCCGGACGGACCTTTGAAGCGCATTTCGCCGATCTTATCGACCGCGAGCCGCAATTGCCCGCCCATCTGGCGCTGTCCGACGAACCCGATCGTGATGTTCCAGCACCAAAACAACCCGTATCAGAATCATCGTCGACGCAGGCGAGTTAA
- a CDS encoding NADPH-dependent FMN reductase encodes MRSRLAPLLSRAEASQPPPREVCALRKSIGQSDGVVIASPEYAHGVPGSSKHALDWLVGSVEFPGKPVAVINTSPRAIHADAQLREILIAMSAKLIEMGPIAVPYDAKEIAFDLTLSDKLRAALSDLIEAMQAP; translated from the coding sequence TTGCGCTCACGCTTGGCGCCTCTCCTGTCTCGCGCCGAGGCGTCTCAACCTCCTCCCCGCGAAGTTTGCGCGCTACGCAAAAGCATTGGTCAAAGCGACGGCGTCGTGATCGCATCGCCAGAATACGCGCACGGCGTTCCGGGCTCTTCAAAGCACGCACTCGATTGGCTCGTCGGGAGCGTCGAATTTCCCGGCAAGCCTGTTGCGGTGATCAATACGTCGCCGCGCGCAATCCATGCAGACGCACAACTTCGAGAAATCCTGATCGCCATGTCAGCTAAACTCATTGAGATGGGGCCAATAGCCGTCCCTTATGACGCGAAAGAGATCGCGTTCGATCTGACTTTGTCGGACAAGCTTCGCGCCGCCTTGTCGGATCTCATCGAGGCGATGCAAGCCCCCTGA
- a CDS encoding hydrogenase small subunit produces MAAIETFYDVIRRQGVTRRSFTKFCSLTAASLGMGPIGAAKIANALETKERTPVIWMHGLECTCCSESFIRSAHPLVKDVVLSMISLDYDDTIMAAAGHQAEAILQETKEKYKGKYILAVEGNPPLNEGGMFCIDGGKPFVEKLKWMAEDAMAIIAWGACASWGCVQAAKPNPTQATPIDKVIHDKPIIKVPGCPPIAEVMTGVVTYITTFGRLPELDRQGRPNMFYSQRIHDKCYRRPHFDAGQFVEQWDDESARKGHCLYKMGCKGPTTYNACSTVRWNGGVSFPIQSGHGCIGCSEEGFWDKGPFYERLTNIHQFGVEKNADEIGLAAAGLVGAAVVTHAAATAVKRIVSKNNDHSA; encoded by the coding sequence ATGGCCGCAATCGAGACTTTTTACGACGTCATTCGCCGACAGGGAGTGACGCGCAGAAGCTTCACGAAATTTTGCAGCCTGACCGCAGCCAGTCTCGGCATGGGTCCGATCGGCGCCGCGAAGATCGCCAACGCGCTCGAAACCAAGGAACGCACGCCGGTCATCTGGATGCATGGGCTCGAATGCACCTGCTGTTCGGAAAGCTTCATCCGCTCGGCGCATCCGCTGGTCAAAGACGTCGTTCTGTCGATGATCTCGCTCGATTACGACGATACGATCATGGCCGCCGCCGGCCATCAGGCCGAAGCGATCCTCCAAGAGACGAAAGAGAAATACAAAGGCAAATATATCCTCGCCGTCGAGGGCAATCCGCCGCTCAATGAAGGCGGCATGTTCTGCATCGACGGCGGCAAGCCATTCGTCGAAAAGCTGAAATGGATGGCGGAAGACGCCATGGCGATCATCGCCTGGGGCGCCTGCGCCTCTTGGGGTTGCGTGCAGGCGGCGAAACCCAATCCGACGCAGGCGACGCCCATCGACAAGGTCATCCACGACAAGCCGATCATCAAGGTGCCGGGGTGTCCGCCCATCGCCGAAGTCATGACCGGCGTCGTCACTTATATAACGACCTTCGGCAGGCTGCCCGAACTCGACCGGCAAGGCCGGCCGAATATGTTCTATTCGCAGCGCATCCACGACAAGTGCTACCGACGTCCGCATTTCGACGCGGGCCAGTTCGTCGAGCAATGGGACGACGAAAGCGCGCGCAAAGGTCATTGCCTCTATAAAATGGGCTGCAAGGGGCCGACGACCTATAACGCCTGTTCGACGGTGCGCTGGAACGGCGGCGTCTCCTTCCCCATCCAGTCGGGCCATGGCTGCATTGGCTGTTCGGAAGAGGGTTTCTGGGACAAGGGCCCCTTCTATGAACGGCTGACGAACATCCACCAATTCGGCGTCGAGAAAAACGCGGACGAGATCGGCCTGGCGGCCGCGGGCCTCGTCGGCGCGGCCGTCGTCACGCATGCCGCGGCGACCGCCGTTAAGCGCATCGTCTCGAAGAACAACGATCACTCGGCCTGA
- the cybH gene encoding Ni/Fe-hydrogenase, b-type cytochrome subunit yields the protein MTDISRIDVADSHGERVVSQPTVYVYEAPVRLWHWVNALAILVLIVTGYLIGSPLPTVAGEASQHFVMGYIRFAHFTAGQIMAVGFLLRGYWAFMGNEHSRQIYYVPVWRASFWKELAHEIRWYAFLEKAPKKYVGHNPLAQTAMFAMYTLMSAFMIVTGFALYSEGEGADSWEAKLFGWVFYIWPNSQEVHTWHHLGMYVIVTFIIIHIYAAVREDIMSRQSIISSMISGERHFKDGA from the coding sequence ATGACCGACATTTCGCGCATCGATGTCGCCGATTCTCATGGCGAGAGGGTTGTGTCGCAGCCGACCGTCTATGTCTATGAGGCGCCGGTGCGGCTCTGGCATTGGGTCAACGCGCTCGCCATCCTGGTTCTGATCGTCACCGGCTATCTGATCGGCTCTCCCTTGCCGACCGTCGCGGGCGAGGCGTCGCAGCATTTCGTCATGGGCTACATCCGCTTCGCCCATTTCACCGCGGGCCAGATCATGGCCGTCGGCTTTCTGCTGCGCGGCTATTGGGCTTTCATGGGAAACGAGCATTCGCGGCAAATCTATTACGTGCCGGTTTGGCGCGCCTCCTTCTGGAAAGAGCTGGCGCATGAAATCCGCTGGTACGCCTTCCTCGAAAAGGCGCCCAAGAAATATGTCGGCCATAATCCGTTGGCGCAGACGGCGATGTTCGCCATGTATACGCTAATGTCGGCGTTCATGATCGTCACGGGCTTCGCGCTCTATTCAGAAGGAGAAGGCGCCGACAGCTGGGAGGCGAAGCTCTTCGGCTGGGTCTTCTATATCTGGCCCAACAGCCAGGAAGTACACACTTGGCATCACCTCGGCATGTATGTGATCGTCACGTTCATCATCATCCATATTTACGCGGCAGTGCGCGAAGACATCATGTCGCGCCAGAGCATCATCTCCTCGATGATCTCGGGCGAGCGCCATTTCAAGGATGGAGCGTGA
- a CDS encoding nickel-dependent hydrogenase large subunit, with product MTRLLVGPFNRVEGDLEVSLDIEDDAVASARVTTPLYRGFEQILVGRPMADALAIAPRICGICSVSQSMAAAAALRALYGVARAPNGVVAANLAHAAENMADHLTHFYIFFMPDFARAQYAGRSWHEAARRRFKAIEGAAANEVLQARRRLLEIMGILAGKWPHSLAFQPGGTTCAVDLGQKAQLVAIARDFRRFLEAIVFTAPLAVPLGLRTPEELERYCEGKGADGDFAAFCRIARALDLENLGRAANPLMSYGAYRGEAGAFLNAGVFDPIASALSPLDARAIREDVSHAYMRDGPEEPSLARTEPYVDKPDAYSFAKAPRLHGRPAEVGAVARLAVHGHPLVRALLERSRGSNVFVRVVARLIELAMVAEAAEGWAKALALNEPFCVVAPHDEDGDGVGLVEAARGSLGHWLGAQKGKIRSYQIIAPTTWNFSPRDASGVAGPVEQALVGAPLEGHGAGAASVQHVIRSFDPCMVCTAH from the coding sequence ATGACGCGTCTTCTTGTCGGCCCGTTCAATCGCGTCGAAGGCGATCTCGAAGTGTCGCTCGACATCGAAGATGACGCCGTCGCTTCGGCGCGCGTGACGACGCCGCTCTATCGCGGGTTCGAACAAATCCTGGTTGGCCGTCCGATGGCGGACGCGCTCGCCATTGCGCCGAGAATCTGCGGCATCTGCTCGGTCTCGCAATCCATGGCGGCGGCGGCGGCGCTGCGCGCGCTCTATGGCGTCGCGCGCGCGCCAAATGGGGTCGTCGCGGCCAATCTCGCGCATGCCGCCGAGAACATGGCCGACCATCTGACGCATTTCTACATATTCTTCATGCCGGATTTCGCGCGTGCGCAATATGCAGGGCGGAGCTGGCATGAGGCCGCCAGGCGACGTTTCAAGGCGATTGAAGGCGCGGCGGCGAACGAGGTTCTGCAGGCGCGCCGGCGTCTTCTCGAAATCATGGGGATACTCGCCGGCAAATGGCCGCATAGTCTCGCCTTTCAGCCGGGCGGAACGACGTGCGCCGTCGATCTTGGGCAGAAGGCGCAGCTCGTCGCAATCGCTCGCGACTTTCGCCGTTTTCTCGAGGCGATCGTCTTCACGGCGCCGCTTGCCGTGCCGCTTGGCCTCAGGACGCCCGAAGAGCTCGAGCGTTATTGCGAAGGGAAAGGGGCCGATGGCGATTTTGCCGCCTTTTGCCGCATCGCGCGCGCGCTCGATCTCGAAAATCTCGGGCGCGCCGCAAATCCCTTGATGAGCTATGGCGCCTATCGCGGCGAAGCAGGCGCTTTTCTGAACGCGGGCGTATTCGATCCCATTGCGAGCGCGCTGTCGCCGCTCGACGCGCGTGCGATCCGCGAAGACGTGTCGCACGCCTATATGCGTGACGGCCCGGAAGAGCCGTCACTCGCGCGCACCGAGCCCTATGTCGATAAGCCTGACGCATACTCTTTTGCGAAGGCGCCACGTCTTCACGGGCGTCCGGCGGAGGTCGGCGCGGTCGCGCGGCTGGCGGTCCATGGCCATCCGCTTGTGCGCGCCCTTCTTGAGCGTTCGCGTGGCTCTAATGTTTTCGTGCGCGTCGTCGCGCGCCTCATCGAGCTTGCGATGGTCGCGGAGGCGGCGGAAGGCTGGGCGAAGGCGCTGGCGTTGAACGAGCCCTTCTGCGTTGTGGCTCCGCACGATGAGGACGGCGACGGCGTTGGCCTCGTCGAAGCCGCCCGCGGCTCGCTTGGCCATTGGCTCGGCGCGCAGAAGGGAAAGATCCGCTCCTATCAGATCATCGCGCCGACGACATGGAATTTCTCGCCGCGCGACGCTTCCGGCGTGGCCGGCCCGGTCGAGCAGGCGCTGGTCGGCGCGCCGCTCGAAGGCCATGGCGCGGGCGCCGCTTCCGTGCAGCATGTGATCCGCTCTTTCGATCCCTGCATGGTCTGCACGGCGCATTGA